The Pirellulales bacterium DNA window ATCCGAACTGGGCCGCCGAGGGACATGATCGTGTGCTGATCTTCAGCGACAAGCAAGACATGGGACATTTCGATACCCGTAAGGTCTTTTCGGACCAAGTCGCGAATCTCACCGGCCTGGAGATCGGCTTCGCCGGGGTCTGGCTCTGTTCGCCGCCGAAGCTGCTGTTCATTCCAACCGGCGGCGGGGATTCGCCACGTGGCGCGCCGGTGACCATGCTCGACGGCTGGTCGCTCAAGGGCAAGCACAACATCGTGAACGGGCTCGTTTGGGGACCGGACGGCTGGCTTTACGGCTGCAACGGGATCACGTCTCCCTCGCTGGTCGGCAAGCCCGGCACGACGGACGCCGAGCGCGAGGCGCAGACGGGCGGCGTGTGGCGCTACCATCCGACGAAGCATGTCTTCGAGTCGGTCGCCCGCGGGACGACGAACCCGTGGGGACTGGATTTCGACGACTACGGTCAGGCCTTCATCACGAACTGCGTTATCGGCCACCTTTGGCACGTCGTGCCGGGAGCGCGCTACAAGCGGATGCACGGCGTGGACGACAATCCCTATTCGTTCGAGCTGCTCGATGCTACTTCCGATCACTTGCACTGGGGGGGCGGCGATTGGACCACGTCGCGCGGCGGCCTGGGGATCCACAGCGAGGCCGGCGGCGGACATGCCCATGCCGGAGCGATGGTCTACCTTGGCGACAACTGGCCCGACCGCTATCGCGATTCGATCTTCATGTGCAACATCCACGGCAATCGCGTGAACAACGACCTGCTGGAACGCAGCGGCTCGAGCTATGTCGGCCGCCACGGCAAGGATTTTCTGTTTGCCAATGACGTCTGGTTCCGCGGGCTGAATCTCAAGTATGGTCCCGATGGCGGCGTCTATGTTTCCGATTGGTGCGACAACGGCGAATGCCACAATGTTGCTCAAACCGATCGGACGAGCGGCCGGATGTACAAGATTGTTTACGGCCGGCCGAACCCCTTGCCGGCCGACCTCGATCTGACGAAGCTGACCGACGGCGAACTGGTCAAGCTGCAATTGCACAAGAACGATTGGTATGTCCGTCACGGGCGACGAATTCTGCAGGAGCGCGCCGCCGCCGGGCGCGACATGACGGCGGTGAACGCCGAGCTGCACAGGATGTTCGACGCCGAGGCGAGCGTGCCGCGAAAGCTGCGGGCGCTGTGGGCGCTGCACGTGACCGACGGGCTCATGCCCGCCTTTCTCGTCGAGCAACTCCATCACGAGAGCGAGTATATCCGCGCGTGGGCGATCCAATTCTTGGTCGAAGATAAGCATCCGTCGGCAGCGGCTTGTGGCGAATTCGCTCGAATGGCGCGGAAGGATTCGTCGGCGTTTGTGCGGCTCTATTTGGCAGCGGCGCTCCAGCGGATGCCGGTGGACCAACGCTGGCCAATCGCCGCCGGGCTGGCGGCGCATGGCGAGGACGCCGGCGATCATGATCTGCCGCTGATGATCTGGTATGGCATCGAACCCGCGATCGCGGCCGATCCCAAGCTGGGCCTCGAACTGGTCCGGCAGTGCAGGATTTCGCTCGTGCGCCGGTTCATCGCGCGCCGGATCGCATTGATCGACGATCCGAAGCGCGCGGCGGGAGCGATGGCGACTTTGGTGAAAGGTCTTGGCTGGGGCACCGATCCGGCGGCACAATTCGATCTGTTATCGGGAATGCACGATGCCTTGCGCGGAAAGCGGAATGAAACGGCGCCCGATGGGTGGATCGAGGTTTATTCAAAACTGTCGAACAGCCCGAGCGCCGAAGTCCGCGGCGAGAGCGACGCGCTAGCACTGATCTTTGGCGACCGCGCGGCGCTTGAATCGCTCACGCGGACGGCGGCCGATTCCGCGGCCCCGCTCGCCAAGCGGCAACAAGCCGTGGATGTTCTCGTGGAGGCGCACGTGACTGGTTTGGCCGCCGCGCTCCAAGAACTGCTCGATGATCCGTCGTTACTGCTGCGGGCGTTGCAGGGCTTGGCCGCGTACGACGATCCGCGAACCCCGCCATTGATCCTGTCGCGCTATCGGCGGCTGTCGGCCGACCAGAAGCACGAGGCAATCAACACGCTGGTCGCTCGGCCAAGTTATGTCTTGGCGCTGTTGGATGCGATCGAGCGGAAGGAGATTCCGTCGAGCGATGTTTCGCTCCTCGCCGCCCGCCAAATGCAGCATTTCAAAAACCGTCAGATTAACGACAAGCTGGCGAAAGTTTGGGGCACGCTCCGCGATTCGTCGGCCGACACGAAGGAGCAGCTTCAGAAATACAAGAATCTGCTCACGCCCGAATTCATGACGACCGCCGATGCCGCGGCTGGCCGATTTGTGTTCAGCAACACCTGCATGGCGTGCCATTCGCTGTATGGCGCGGGCGGCAAGATCGGTCCCGATCTGACGGGCGCCAATCGCGGCAACATCGATTATGTGTTGCAAAAGGTGGTTGATCCGAGCGCGGCCGTGCCGAACGACTATCAAATGCAACTCATCACGCTCAAGGATGGCCGACTGGTGTCCGGGATAATTCGCCAGCGGTCGCCGCGGGCCGTCGTCGTGCAAACCGAGACCGAATTGCTTACACTCTCGACCGACGACGTTGACGAGATGAAATCGTCCGGCCAATCGATGATGCCGGAGCGGCAGTTGGATAAGCTCCGCCCCGAACAGATTCGCGATCTATTCGCCTATCTGGCGACGAAAACCCAAGTGCCGCTGCCGATGGAGAAGTGACAAGTGGCAAATGACAAGTTTCAAATAGACAGCGGCAAGCGTAGCGTCCGCTCGATTCCGAATCCCCCAGCCCCGAGTTTCGAGCCCCTGATT harbors:
- a CDS encoding PVC-type heme-binding CxxCH protein; its protein translation is MNRFTTIAIASGCVLCAQAVFAAEIVKNTGDRPLPPQVAAGHMTVPDGFEVTLFAGEPDVMQPIGFTTDDRGRLWVGECYSYPNWAAEGHDRVLIFSDKQDMGHFDTRKVFSDQVANLTGLEIGFAGVWLCSPPKLLFIPTGGGDSPRGAPVTMLDGWSLKGKHNIVNGLVWGPDGWLYGCNGITSPSLVGKPGTTDAEREAQTGGVWRYHPTKHVFESVARGTTNPWGLDFDDYGQAFITNCVIGHLWHVVPGARYKRMHGVDDNPYSFELLDATSDHLHWGGGDWTTSRGGLGIHSEAGGGHAHAGAMVYLGDNWPDRYRDSIFMCNIHGNRVNNDLLERSGSSYVGRHGKDFLFANDVWFRGLNLKYGPDGGVYVSDWCDNGECHNVAQTDRTSGRMYKIVYGRPNPLPADLDLTKLTDGELVKLQLHKNDWYVRHGRRILQERAAAGRDMTAVNAELHRMFDAEASVPRKLRALWALHVTDGLMPAFLVEQLHHESEYIRAWAIQFLVEDKHPSAAACGEFARMARKDSSAFVRLYLAAALQRMPVDQRWPIAAGLAAHGEDAGDHDLPLMIWYGIEPAIAADPKLGLELVRQCRISLVRRFIARRIALIDDPKRAAGAMATLVKGLGWGTDPAAQFDLLSGMHDALRGKRNETAPDGWIEVYSKLSNSPSAEVRGESDALALIFGDRAALESLTRTAADSAAPLAKRQQAVDVLVEAHVTGLAAALQELLDDPSLLLRALQGLAAYDDPRTPPLILSRYRRLSADQKHEAINTLVARPSYVLALLDAIERKEIPSSDVSLLAARQMQHFKNRQINDKLAKVWGTLRDSSADTKEQLQKYKNLLTPEFMTTADAAAGRFVFSNTCMACHSLYGAGGKIGPDLTGANRGNIDYVLQKVVDPSAAVPNDYQMQLITLKDGRLVSGIIRQRSPRAVVVQTETELLTLSTDDVDEMKSSGQSMMPERQLDKLRPEQIRDLFAYLATKTQVPLPMEK